Proteins co-encoded in one Cytobacillus sp. NJ13 genomic window:
- a CDS encoding amidohydrolase — protein sequence MNNNYWLKNVRLECGYKNENNRVSGTITGQFHLLIEDGCIAKITKDLEAFNDDLPIKDAMGLLLLPSFVEKHVHLDKTYLGDKWRACSPASSVIERCEIEKNALLSMPTSTYQRSKALLKQLISYGSTHIRTHVDIYPEVQLQNLFEVQQTLEEFSSYASSEIVAFAQHGLLRSGTAKLIREAIRNGAGIIGAVDPATVDNNIEASLVQLMDLAVEGNADIDLHLHDPGHLGTFTMKRLAFLTKEAGWEGRVAISHAFGLGDVSREEAYEMAEILKDARISIVTSLPTGRAIPPVNLLSECGVEVAVGNDNIFDSWWPTGNGDILERAGRLIERYRWTDEKSLSQTFRYITGGKTPLDQEGNQIWPIAGDEASMILVDASCSAEAMARRAERRSVFYKGKIVFDKTGMTPE from the coding sequence ATGAATAATAACTATTGGCTAAAGAATGTGCGTTTGGAATGCGGATACAAAAATGAGAATAATAGAGTGTCAGGTACTATAACGGGTCAATTTCATTTATTAATAGAGGACGGCTGCATTGCAAAGATCACGAAGGACTTAGAGGCTTTCAATGATGATCTTCCAATAAAAGATGCAATGGGACTGCTGTTATTGCCATCCTTTGTCGAAAAGCATGTCCATCTTGATAAAACGTATTTGGGGGATAAGTGGAGGGCCTGCAGCCCTGCATCAAGTGTCATTGAACGGTGTGAAATTGAAAAAAACGCATTGTTGTCTATGCCTACAAGTACCTATCAGCGATCAAAAGCATTGCTTAAGCAGTTAATATCATATGGATCAACTCACATTAGAACTCATGTGGATATTTACCCTGAAGTCCAATTACAGAATTTATTTGAGGTTCAGCAGACATTGGAGGAATTTTCAAGCTATGCGAGCTCCGAGATTGTTGCCTTTGCCCAGCATGGCTTGCTGCGCTCAGGGACGGCCAAGCTAATTAGAGAAGCTATTCGGAATGGTGCTGGAATTATAGGTGCGGTCGATCCTGCTACTGTTGATAACAATATTGAAGCCTCGCTTGTTCAATTGATGGATTTAGCAGTAGAAGGCAATGCAGATATTGATTTACATTTACATGATCCTGGTCACCTTGGAACTTTTACGATGAAAAGACTGGCCTTTCTAACAAAGGAAGCAGGCTGGGAAGGAAGAGTTGCGATTAGCCATGCATTTGGCCTCGGTGATGTTTCAAGGGAAGAAGCCTATGAAATGGCAGAGATTTTAAAAGACGCACGAATTTCGATCGTTACTAGCCTCCCAACTGGCCGAGCAATACCACCTGTTAATCTGCTAAGTGAGTGTGGAGTTGAGGTTGCTGTTGGAAACGATAATATTTTTGATTCTTGGTGGCCAACAGGCAATGGCGATATCCTGGAGAGAGCAGGCCGCTTAATTGAACGATATCGCTGGACGGATGAAAAGTCTCTTTCCCAAACATTTAGATATATTACGGGGGGGAAAACGCCACTGGACCAAGAGGGAAATCAAATCTGGCCAATCGCTGGAGATGAAGCGAGCATGATTCTTGTCGATGCAAGCTGTTCAGCAGAGGCCATGGCAAGAAGGGCGGAACGCCGTTCAGTGTTCTACAAGGGAAAAATAGTTTTCGATAAAACAGGCATGACTCCAGAGTGA
- a CDS encoding glutathione ABC transporter substrate-binding protein, whose protein sequence is MGLVILALLIAILISGCSTKKQVNNSQDSKGTASENGGTLVIARLSDAENLDHHFMSTINAASVTHNKIYEGLVGRDKNAEIKPLLAEKWEQLDETTWEFKLRENVTFHDGTPFNADAVKATFDRLLDPEVASPRAVVFKMVEEVRAVDEFTVQFKLSEPFSPLLSILANHEGGIISPKTIEKYGSKVIQEPVGTGPFVFESWTPGKEIVFNKNETYWGTQSKLDKVLFKVVPEETTRISMLETGEAHIAEPLSVTMMETVENSKNAEIYRSEGFGTEYIGFNVEKEPFDDARVRKAVGHAVEMDSILEGVFENVGKKSNSLLGPKVFGYHEGLEAYEYNLNEAKRLLAEAGYPNGFETTLKTMDKKEWINMAEVLQSQLKGIGIKLDIQVYEYGTFVEQVNRGDSEMFILSWRNATGDADYNQYNLFHSSSHGAAGNTFFYSNEEVDSLIDAARAEEDLDKRIEYYAEAQEIEMEESVYIPVRVIENMAAVSKDVKGFTISPSGYLEINDISIK, encoded by the coding sequence ATGGGATTAGTCATCTTAGCTCTGCTGATCGCAATCCTTATTTCAGGATGTTCGACGAAAAAGCAAGTTAACAACAGTCAGGACTCCAAGGGAACAGCATCCGAAAATGGAGGAACATTAGTTATAGCCCGTTTATCTGACGCAGAAAATTTAGATCATCATTTTATGTCGACGATCAATGCTGCCAGCGTTACACATAATAAAATTTATGAGGGTCTTGTTGGCCGGGATAAAAATGCCGAAATCAAGCCGCTGCTGGCTGAAAAGTGGGAACAGTTAGATGAAACAACTTGGGAGTTCAAGCTTAGAGAGAATGTAACATTCCATGACGGGACCCCATTTAATGCCGATGCAGTGAAAGCAACATTTGATCGGTTATTAGATCCTGAGGTTGCCTCGCCAAGAGCAGTTGTATTCAAAATGGTAGAAGAAGTAAGGGCAGTGGATGAATTTACTGTTCAATTTAAATTATCGGAACCGTTTTCGCCATTACTATCCATATTGGCCAATCATGAAGGCGGCATTATCTCACCAAAAACAATCGAGAAATACGGAAGTAAAGTGATTCAAGAACCTGTTGGGACAGGTCCATTTGTATTTGAGTCCTGGACACCAGGTAAAGAAATCGTTTTTAACAAAAATGAAACGTATTGGGGGACTCAATCTAAGCTGGATAAAGTTTTATTTAAGGTCGTCCCTGAAGAAACAACAAGGATATCCATGCTTGAAACTGGTGAAGCCCACATAGCCGAACCGCTCTCGGTGACTATGATGGAAACGGTTGAAAACTCCAAAAACGCAGAAATATACCGCAGTGAAGGATTCGGTACAGAATATATTGGCTTCAACGTTGAAAAGGAGCCATTTGATGATGCTCGAGTCCGAAAAGCGGTTGGACATGCAGTTGAAATGGATTCTATCCTCGAAGGGGTTTTTGAGAATGTCGGGAAAAAGTCCAACTCACTGCTGGGACCAAAGGTATTTGGATATCATGAAGGTTTGGAGGCCTATGAGTATAACCTCAATGAGGCAAAAAGACTTCTGGCAGAAGCAGGTTATCCAAATGGTTTTGAAACAACTTTGAAAACGATGGATAAGAAAGAATGGATCAATATGGCAGAAGTTCTTCAATCACAGCTGAAAGGTATTGGAATCAAACTGGATATTCAGGTATATGAATATGGGACTTTTGTTGAACAAGTAAACCGCGGTGACTCGGAAATGTTTATTTTAAGCTGGAGAAATGCCACGGGAGATGCTGATTATAATCAATATAACCTTTTCCATAGCAGTTCACATGGAGCTGCTGGCAATACCTTCTTTTACAGCAATGAGGAAGTGGACAGCTTAATAGATGCTGCACGTGCTGAGGAAGATTTGGATAAGCGGATAGAATACTATGCAGAAGCACAGGAAATCGAAATGGAAGAGTCTGTGTATATACCAGTTCGTGTAATTGAGAATATGGCTGCTGTTTCTAAAGATGTAAAAGGCTTCACTATAAGTCCTTCAGGATATTTGGAGATCAATGATATTTCAATTAAATAA
- a CDS encoding amidohydrolase family protein — MKTRIKGKYVIGYDGEDHVLIENAEVVFENETIIYVGKSYSGQADKVIDAGNALISPGFIDLNALGDIDHDILHLEASSARQKNLLWSERYVKQGHHEIMTAEEEAFKSLYAYSQLILHGITTAMPITSVHYKKWAETYEELASAARHAADLGLRIYLGPSYQSGIRVVQADGNIKIYWDEEAGRQGLERAVRFLEEFDGSFNGLVRGMLAPERIESQTEESLLRTKQYSDHYKVPIKLHAAQGEFEYHTMIEKYGVTPIRHLYNLGFLGSRTAIPHAHFIAGYSGAKTGGGDDLSLLRETGTTVIHCPLIIGRHGQAMESFAKYKQSGINLALGTDTFPPDMFQNIRTGSMLSRIVNKEVKDSAYSDLYRAATLGAAKFLGREDLGRLCAGAKADIIAIDLDGFHMGVLDDPLRTVMVSGTGRDVKLSIINGKVVMKDRKLPNLDLEELKGKAQEYFMKMKKGYLKRDYQELPENELLPPSFRFVDSID, encoded by the coding sequence ATGAAGACCAGGATAAAGGGGAAATATGTAATTGGATATGATGGAGAAGATCATGTCCTGATAGAAAATGCTGAAGTTGTATTTGAAAATGAAACCATCATTTATGTTGGAAAAAGCTATTCTGGCCAAGCTGATAAAGTAATAGATGCCGGCAACGCTTTAATCAGTCCTGGATTTATTGACTTGAATGCACTAGGCGATATTGATCATGATATTTTGCATTTGGAGGCCAGTTCAGCAAGACAGAAAAATCTGCTTTGGTCAGAGAGGTATGTTAAGCAAGGGCACCATGAAATTATGACGGCTGAAGAAGAGGCCTTTAAATCTTTATATGCCTATTCACAGCTGATCCTTCATGGAATTACAACAGCTATGCCAATCACTTCTGTGCATTATAAAAAATGGGCAGAAACATATGAGGAGCTTGCTTCGGCAGCAAGGCATGCTGCTGACCTGGGACTGCGGATATACCTGGGCCCAAGCTATCAATCGGGGATAAGAGTCGTTCAGGCTGATGGCAATATAAAGATTTATTGGGATGAAGAAGCTGGAAGGCAAGGATTGGAAAGAGCTGTGCGCTTTTTGGAAGAGTTTGATGGTTCATTTAATGGTTTGGTCAGGGGGATGCTTGCGCCTGAGCGGATTGAAAGTCAAACGGAAGAAAGTCTTCTCCGTACAAAGCAATATAGTGATCATTATAAAGTTCCGATCAAATTGCATGCAGCCCAAGGTGAATTTGAATATCATACAATGATTGAGAAATATGGCGTAACGCCAATTAGGCATTTATATAATCTTGGATTTTTAGGATCCAGAACGGCGATTCCTCATGCCCATTTTATTGCTGGATACAGTGGGGCAAAAACAGGTGGTGGAGATGATTTGTCACTGCTGAGGGAAACGGGTACAACTGTCATTCATTGCCCACTAATAATTGGAAGGCATGGGCAGGCAATGGAATCCTTTGCAAAATATAAGCAGTCAGGAATTAATTTAGCGTTAGGTACAGATACGTTTCCTCCGGATATGTTCCAGAATATCAGAACAGGGAGTATGCTTTCCAGGATCGTAAATAAAGAAGTTAAAGACTCAGCATACTCAGATCTTTACCGTGCTGCTACATTAGGTGCTGCAAAGTTTCTGGGAAGAGAAGATTTGGGCCGTCTTTGTGCTGGTGCAAAAGCAGATATTATTGCAATTGATTTAGACGGATTCCATATGGGGGTATTAGATGATCCTCTAAGAACAGTGATGGTAAGCGGAACTGGAAGAGATGTAAAGTTATCAATTATCAATGGGAAAGTAGTCATGAAAGACCGAAAATTACCCAACCTTGATTTAGAGGAATTAAAAGGAAAAGCGCAAGAATATTTTATGAAGATGAAAAAAGGCTATTTAAAAAGAGATTATCAGGAGCTTCCTGAGAATGAATTGCTGCCGCCTTCTTTCAGATTTGTTGATTCTATTGATTAG
- a CDS encoding amidohydrolase family protein has protein sequence MIDLLLIHGTVITMDQNRRIITDGAVAINGSRILDVDTSEKLLGKYEAKEVIDCSHHCILPGLIDVHGHGGHSMFKTIAMESLDFWMPIMTNTYKHFVTDEFWYFEGKLSALERLKAGITTGVSVLGSMPRSDDPVFAINHAKAYAETGVREVVCTGPCNPPWPHSFSRWIDGQRITNEVTYEEVLNGAEAVIEALNHANQDRTRAFITPFVIVTSVEPSGPTSPAKIHHLTEHDLYQAKKVREIARKYNTRIHSDAFGGMIHLAVKDWENALLGPDVHLQHCRGISFDEAKILAETGTNVSASPGFSQIHARTPMIELIELGTTVAISTDGTSPSTSFDMFQAMRKTQFIHQAAHRDEYCLPPGKLLEMVTIDAAKCIGWDDELGSLEAGKKADVITVNMNQPHLTPEFMHIHRLVHQATANDVWHVIADGRVLMKDRVVCTVDERSVLAEANEEANSTIKRAGLEKYMKQTKYFWGHTRTYGDGTDHNEEEAVGEKGDNQ, from the coding sequence ATGATTGATTTACTCCTGATTCATGGAACAGTCATTACTATGGATCAAAACAGGCGCATCATCACCGATGGAGCTGTTGCCATAAATGGAAGCAGAATCCTGGATGTAGATACGAGTGAAAAACTATTGGGAAAGTATGAGGCGAAAGAAGTAATAGATTGCAGCCATCATTGTATCCTGCCTGGATTAATAGATGTACATGGACATGGCGGCCATTCGATGTTTAAGACAATTGCAATGGAAAGCTTGGATTTTTGGATGCCTATTATGACGAATACGTATAAGCATTTTGTAACAGACGAATTCTGGTATTTTGAAGGGAAGCTTTCTGCACTTGAGCGGCTTAAGGCGGGTATAACAACTGGTGTATCTGTTCTTGGCTCAATGCCAAGGTCGGATGATCCGGTTTTTGCCATCAATCATGCAAAAGCCTATGCAGAAACTGGTGTCAGGGAGGTTGTTTGCACCGGTCCTTGCAATCCGCCATGGCCACATTCATTCAGCAGGTGGATAGACGGTCAAAGAATTACTAATGAAGTCACCTACGAGGAAGTGTTAAATGGTGCAGAAGCAGTGATTGAGGCCTTAAACCACGCCAATCAAGATCGGACACGAGCATTTATTACCCCTTTCGTAATTGTTACATCTGTTGAACCATCTGGCCCAACTTCACCTGCGAAAATTCATCATTTAACAGAGCATGATCTATACCAAGCAAAGAAAGTCAGAGAAATTGCCAGAAAATATAATACCAGAATCCACTCTGATGCTTTTGGTGGCATGATTCACTTAGCAGTAAAGGATTGGGAGAATGCTCTTTTAGGTCCTGATGTTCATCTTCAGCATTGCCGGGGGATATCCTTTGATGAAGCGAAAATATTAGCTGAAACCGGAACAAATGTCAGTGCCTCCCCTGGATTTTCTCAAATTCATGCCCGCACACCGATGATAGAATTGATCGAGCTGGGAACGACAGTTGCTATATCAACAGATGGCACTTCTCCCTCTACTAGCTTTGACATGTTTCAAGCGATGAGAAAAACACAATTTATACATCAGGCAGCACATAGAGATGAATATTGCTTGCCTCCTGGTAAGCTTCTGGAGATGGTTACCATTGATGCGGCAAAATGCATTGGATGGGATGATGAATTGGGCTCTCTTGAAGCAGGAAAGAAGGCAGATGTTATAACTGTCAACATGAATCAGCCGCACTTAACACCTGAATTTATGCATATTCATCGGCTTGTCCATCAAGCTACAGCAAATGATGTGTGGCATGTTATCGCAGATGGCAGGGTTCTTATGAAAGACAGAGTAGTCTGCACTGTTGATGAAAGGTCAGTTTTGGCAGAAGCAAATGAAGAAGCTAATTCAACAATTAAGCGTGCGGGTCTTGAAAAATATATGAAGCAAACGAAATATTTTTGGGGTCACACACGAACCTATGGGGATGGAACGGATCATAACGAAGAAGAAGCTGTTGGGGAGAAAGGGGACAATCAATGA
- a CDS encoding DUF488 family protein — protein sequence MAEITIKRVYDPYDEADGYRVLVDRLWPRGMKKEAAHLSAWEKEVAPSSELRKSFNHKPELFGMFREKYLIELRTQTDKIRKMEELYEISKKQQLTLLYAAKDTVNNHAFILLEELLRKEK from the coding sequence ATGGCTGAAATTACTATAAAAAGAGTATACGATCCGTATGACGAGGCTGACGGATACCGAGTCTTAGTCGATCGGCTGTGGCCAAGGGGAATGAAAAAAGAAGCTGCACATTTATCAGCCTGGGAGAAAGAAGTTGCACCAAGCAGCGAGCTTAGAAAATCTTTTAATCATAAACCTGAACTTTTCGGTATGTTTCGGGAAAAGTATCTCATTGAGCTGCGCACACAGACAGACAAGATTCGCAAGATGGAAGAACTGTACGAGATATCTAAGAAGCAACAACTTACACTACTATACGCTGCAAAAGATACAGTAAATAACCATGCATTTATATTATTGGAAGAATTATTAAGGAAGGAGAAATAG
- the hemG gene encoding protoporphyrinogen oxidase gives MKTVLVIGGGVTGLSAMYELNKWKKENDQDIRLVLAESAEKLGGKIRTVREGGFVIEAGADSIVARKANTMNFIQELGLEEDVVYNAVGRSYIYSDGELKLIPADSVFGIPASVESLAKSALVSAEGKVEALKDFYTKNDSFTKNDSIGDFLEHFFGKELVEKQIAPVLSGVYSGNLSDLTIASTLPQVFDYKEKYGSIIRGFEENKKVFQSDGGKKFLSFKKGLDALIDAYEGELDGTEIFKKTEAVKIDKTDCGFLVGFSNGESLVADHVILSIPHNAAVTLFDHEELKAEFDLLKNSSLISIYLAYDIPDSELPEDGTGFITANTDELTCNACTWTSRKWEHTSESGNLLVRLFYKSSHPAFASLKEMNEEDLLQTALADIEKSLGITAVPAASEVTNWTEKMPNYLISHPQAVAAIENRLGQEYPGIWLAGCSYYGVGIPDCIENGAETARKIIERI, from the coding sequence GTGAAAACAGTATTGGTCATAGGCGGCGGTGTAACAGGGTTATCCGCTATGTATGAACTGAATAAGTGGAAAAAAGAAAATGATCAGGATATAAGGCTTGTGCTGGCAGAATCAGCAGAAAAGCTTGGCGGGAAAATCCGCACTGTCAGGGAAGGCGGATTTGTAATCGAAGCGGGAGCTGATTCAATTGTTGCCCGCAAAGCGAATACGATGAATTTTATCCAGGAGCTGGGGCTGGAAGAAGACGTTGTCTATAATGCTGTGGGGAGGTCTTATATATATAGTGATGGAGAGCTGAAGCTGATCCCGGCAGATTCTGTGTTTGGGATCCCGGCCAGCGTTGAATCTCTTGCCAAATCTGCTCTTGTTTCGGCAGAAGGAAAAGTTGAAGCCCTAAAAGATTTTTATACGAAAAATGATAGCTTCACAAAGAACGATTCCATTGGCGATTTTCTGGAGCATTTCTTCGGAAAAGAGCTGGTGGAAAAACAAATTGCGCCGGTTCTTTCGGGAGTATATTCCGGGAATCTCAGTGACTTAACTATTGCTTCGACTCTTCCGCAGGTGTTTGATTATAAAGAAAAATACGGCAGCATCATAAGAGGTTTTGAGGAAAATAAAAAGGTGTTCCAGAGCGATGGGGGAAAGAAGTTCCTTTCCTTTAAAAAAGGGCTGGATGCTTTAATAGATGCTTATGAGGGAGAATTAGATGGAACAGAAATTTTTAAAAAAACAGAGGCAGTTAAAATAGATAAAACGGATTGCGGGTTTTTAGTCGGTTTCTCGAATGGCGAAAGCCTGGTGGCCGACCATGTGATACTAAGCATTCCGCATAATGCGGCTGTAACGCTTTTCGATCATGAGGAGCTGAAAGCGGAATTCGATCTTTTGAAAAATAGTTCCCTAATCTCAATCTATCTTGCTTATGATATTCCAGACAGCGAGCTGCCTGAAGACGGAACAGGCTTCATCACAGCAAATACGGATGAATTAACCTGCAATGCCTGTACATGGACAAGCCGCAAGTGGGAGCATACCTCAGAAAGCGGTAATTTGCTTGTTAGATTATTTTATAAAAGCAGCCATCCAGCCTTTGCATCTCTAAAGGAAATGAATGAAGAAGATTTGCTGCAGACGGCTTTGGCTGATATTGAAAAAAGCCTTGGCATTACAGCTGTTCCCGCTGCCAGTGAAGTGACGAACTGGACCGAAAAAATGCCAAACTATCTGATATCCCATCCGCAGGCAGTGGCAGCAATTGAAAACAGGCTGGGCCAGGAATACCCGGGAATATGGCTTGCAGGCTGCTCCTATTATGGTGTAGGAATACCAGATTGCATCGAAAATGGGGCAGAAACTGCCAGAAAAATTATTGAACGTATATAA
- a CDS encoding C45 family autoproteolytic acyltransferase/hydrolase: MKKIYSDIIQFRGTHFDFGFMQGELIKDSLSVINREDQWKVRKPRFSISEAEVKKAITRFAPGIWDELLGIQEALQWPMERVLKEFGGYRLDYVRSGCSILTGDDYLIRNYDYHPKTYEGRYTFYQPADQGYAMIGPSQRVTGRMDGMNEKGLVIGYNFMNRKKPADGFICCMIGRLILEACANVEEAVEMLKEIPHRHSFTYVVYDTSGETYAVETSPRGVQVRQTTACTNHFEILKDENRNHLADSMRRLDVMKSHQGERLDAYDAFRLLNDSDKGVFSDLYGSWAGTIHTSAYLPGEMKAWFALGGDRDPIIFDFGHWLDGQDIEMNRITGEVDTDIPFLHMDEHANWFRK, translated from the coding sequence TTGAAAAAGATTTACAGTGATATTATTCAATTCCGCGGAACCCACTTTGATTTTGGCTTCATGCAGGGAGAACTTATAAAGGATTCTCTTTCTGTTATAAATCGGGAGGATCAATGGAAGGTAAGAAAGCCGCGTTTTTCAATAAGTGAAGCAGAAGTGAAAAAAGCGATTACGAGGTTTGCACCAGGAATTTGGGATGAGCTGCTTGGGATACAGGAAGCATTGCAATGGCCGATGGAGAGGGTTTTAAAGGAGTTTGGAGGGTATCGGCTCGATTATGTCCGTTCGGGCTGTTCCATTCTTACAGGGGATGACTACCTGATCCGCAATTATGATTACCACCCGAAAACCTATGAGGGGCGCTATACCTTTTATCAGCCGGCAGATCAGGGCTATGCAATGATTGGTCCCAGCCAGAGGGTGACGGGCAGGATGGATGGCATGAACGAAAAAGGACTTGTGATTGGCTATAACTTCATGAACCGGAAAAAGCCTGCTGATGGCTTTATCTGCTGTATGATCGGCCGCCTTATTTTGGAGGCATGTGCAAACGTGGAAGAAGCGGTTGAAATGCTAAAGGAAATACCGCACCGCCATTCCTTTACATATGTGGTGTATGACACAAGCGGAGAGACTTATGCAGTTGAAACATCTCCGAGAGGTGTACAGGTCCGTCAGACAACTGCCTGTACAAACCATTTTGAAATCTTGAAGGATGAAAATCGCAACCATCTAGCTGACAGCATGCGCAGGCTGGATGTCATGAAAAGCCATCAGGGTGAGCGATTAGATGCATATGATGCTTTCCGCCTCCTGAATGATAGCGATAAAGGTGTTTTTTCAGATCTTTATGGCAGCTGGGCAGGGACGATTCATACATCAGCCTATCTGCCAGGGGAGATGAAGGCCTGGTTTGCACTCGGCGGCGATAGAGATCCTATTATCTTTGACTTCGGGCATTGGCTCGATGGTCAGGATATTGAAATGAATAGAATCACTGGTGAAGTTGATACGGACATTCCTTTTTTGCATATGGATGAACATGCGAATTGGTTCAGGAAATGA
- a CDS encoding DUF1835 domain-containing protein gives MMDELRDAIEKLPERAAKTFLFHTLLRVQTLNNSTDSHEEILEQLNDIQKKILFYSQERKWEREYETYHIVCGESPAGSLKAGLSKENKVIGYPDFFSNGPLWKLHEEEGRKKRLEWLIDHINMHEDYLEIRYERKIAKALEEMDTIPAGKPIVIWTADNADEQTGLRYFLNLFRNKENNVHVINTAQSYKELFPAKKHHYILRHTGEAAPEKLKIILDKNIGSPLSAEERNSFVSDWQALSKTKEVLRIWRDNEIHSVPESYFDEYIIESAKKLHKSNKGFIKSARLIGEVIGHLDEPIGDGFAEYRVRSLIYNGIFAIKGIPKSMRFYSIKLKEI, from the coding sequence ATGATGGACGAATTACGGGATGCAATTGAGAAACTTCCAGAGAGAGCAGCGAAAACCTTTTTATTCCACACATTGCTACGGGTCCAGACATTGAACAACAGCACTGATTCTCATGAAGAAATACTTGAACAGCTCAATGATATTCAAAAAAAAATACTCTTTTATTCCCAAGAGAGAAAATGGGAGCGGGAATATGAAACATACCACATTGTGTGCGGAGAATCACCGGCAGGCTCTTTAAAGGCAGGGCTTAGTAAAGAAAATAAGGTCATTGGCTATCCTGATTTTTTTAGTAATGGACCTCTCTGGAAGCTGCATGAAGAAGAGGGCAGAAAAAAGCGATTAGAATGGCTGATTGATCATATCAATATGCATGAAGATTACCTGGAAATCAGATATGAAAGAAAAATAGCCAAAGCTCTTGAAGAGATGGATACAATACCAGCGGGAAAACCGATCGTTATCTGGACAGCTGATAACGCTGATGAACAAACTGGATTGCGGTATTTCCTTAACTTATTTAGAAACAAAGAAAATAATGTGCATGTTATTAATACTGCTCAGTCATATAAGGAGCTTTTCCCTGCGAAAAAGCATCACTACATTTTAAGGCACACAGGTGAAGCAGCTCCAGAAAAGCTGAAGATAATATTAGATAAAAACATTGGAAGCCCTTTATCTGCAGAAGAAAGAAATAGTTTTGTATCGGATTGGCAGGCACTCTCCAAGACAAAGGAAGTATTGCGTATATGGAGAGATAATGAAATACATAGTGTACCAGAGAGTTATTTTGATGAGTATATCATCGAGTCAGCAAAAAAGCTCCATAAAAGCAATAAAGGTTTTATAAAATCAGCCAGATTAATTGGCGAAGTGATTGGGCACCTGGATGAGCCTATTGGTGATGGCTTTGCCGAGTATAGAGTAAGATCCTTAATTTATAACGGAATATTTGCCATAAAAGGAATTCCGAAAAGTATGAGGTTTTATAGCATTAAATTAAAAGAGATTTAG
- a CDS encoding glutathione peroxidase, with protein sequence MTTVYDFEVKKTNGELKSLKEYEGKPLIIVNTASKCGLTPQFKGLQELYDKHKDSGLEILGFPCDQFNNQEFDNIEETTEFCQLNYGVSFPIFAKIDVNGDKTDPLFAFLKEQKKGILSKNIKWNFTKFLVDRNGQVVERYAPTTEPGKIEEDLTKLL encoded by the coding sequence ATGACAACAGTTTATGATTTTGAAGTCAAAAAAACAAATGGTGAATTGAAATCTCTGAAAGAATATGAAGGCAAACCTCTGATTATTGTAAATACAGCAAGCAAATGCGGATTAACGCCACAATTCAAAGGACTGCAGGAGCTTTACGATAAGCATAAAGACAGCGGGCTTGAAATTCTTGGGTTTCCATGTGATCAGTTCAATAACCAGGAGTTCGATAATATTGAGGAAACCACTGAGTTTTGCCAGCTTAATTATGGAGTATCCTTCCCCATTTTCGCTAAAATTGATGTAAATGGCGACAAAACTGACCCATTATTTGCTTTCCTAAAAGAACAGAAAAAAGGAATTCTATCTAAAAACATTAAGTGGAACTTCACAAAATTCCTCGTTGACCGCAATGGCCAGGTTGTAGAACGCTATGCACCTACAACTGAACCAGGAAAAATCGAGGAAGATTTGACGAAATTATTGTGA
- a CDS encoding MarR family transcriptional regulator translates to MKDFFTLDKQLCFAVYETAGEFTKLYTSALQPFGLTYPQYLVLLALWEKDGVTAKELGERLNLGTGTLTPMVSRMISNGWIRKERSKEDERKVYIFLEEIARKKKQDITQKVGEAIQACSIELEEYDELMELLGKLRFKLRSRVPR, encoded by the coding sequence GTGAAAGACTTTTTTACACTGGACAAACAGCTATGCTTTGCTGTTTATGAAACAGCAGGCGAATTTACAAAACTCTATACAAGTGCCCTTCAGCCATTCGGCTTAACCTATCCGCAGTATCTGGTTCTTCTGGCACTTTGGGAAAAGGATGGCGTGACAGCAAAGGAGCTTGGAGAAAGACTAAATCTTGGCACCGGAACACTCACTCCTATGGTTTCAAGAATGATTTCTAATGGCTGGATTCGAAAAGAGCGTTCCAAAGAAGATGAACGCAAGGTGTATATTTTTCTTGAGGAAATAGCACGCAAGAAAAAACAGGATATCACCCAGAAAGTCGGAGAGGCCATTCAGGCTTGCAGCATTGAGCTGGAAGAATATGACGAACTTATGGAGCTTCTCGGTAAACTTAGATTTAAGTTAAGGAGCAGAGTACCTCGCTGA